In the Kribbella sp. NBC_00482 genome, one interval contains:
- a CDS encoding DUF4233 domain-containing protein yields MRSLASIVLAFESIVLALVTPVMISVADIRPAIAVPVCLGLALLAIVSAGLLRFQAGYVLGSVVQVGAVGLGFVVSVMFVLGAFFAAFWVAAIVLGRRIEAAKKAHEAHEAQTG; encoded by the coding sequence GTGAGGTCGCTCGCGTCGATCGTGCTCGCGTTCGAGTCGATCGTGCTCGCGCTCGTCACGCCGGTGATGATCTCGGTCGCGGACATCCGTCCCGCGATCGCGGTGCCGGTCTGTCTCGGCCTGGCGCTGCTCGCGATCGTCTCGGCCGGCCTGCTCCGGTTCCAGGCCGGGTACGTCCTCGGTTCGGTGGTCCAGGTCGGCGCGGTCGGGCTCGGCTTCGTCGTCTCCGTGATGTTCGTCCTCGGCGCCTTCTTCGCGGCCTTCTGGGTCGCGGCCATCGTCCTCGGCCGCCGCATCGAAGCAGCCAAGAAGGCACATGAGGCACACGAGGCACAGACCGGTTAG
- the ndk gene encoding nucleoside-diphosphate kinase, whose translation MSQRTLVLLKPDTVRRGLIGEVLGRFEAKGLRIVAMDLRTIDGELADQHYAEHVEKAFYPPLRDFVTSGPMVALVLEGDEAIEVVRALNGATDGRKAAPGTIRGDLSLSNRENLVHGSDSEESATREIKIWFPDLP comes from the coding sequence ATGTCGCAGCGCACACTGGTCCTGCTCAAGCCCGACACGGTCCGCCGTGGCCTGATCGGTGAGGTGCTGGGCCGGTTCGAGGCCAAGGGGCTCCGGATCGTCGCCATGGACCTGCGCACGATCGACGGCGAGCTGGCCGACCAGCACTACGCAGAGCATGTCGAGAAGGCCTTCTACCCGCCGCTGCGGGACTTCGTCACCAGCGGCCCGATGGTCGCGCTGGTCCTCGAGGGCGACGAGGCGATCGAGGTCGTCCGCGCGCTGAACGGCGCCACCGACGGCCGCAAGGCCGCCCCCGGCACCATCCGCGGCGACCTCTCCCTCTCCAACCGCGAAAACCTCGTCCACGGCTCCGACTCCGAGGAGTCCGCCACCCGCGAGATCAAGATCTGGTTCCCCGACCTCCCCTGA
- a CDS encoding glycosyltransferase — protein MARYLFVVPPLVGHINPLVGVAAELRSRGHEVVWAGHAELVRRLSPDAVVYPCDLPTVVERPAELKGPAALQFLWESFLIPLADAMAPGVRTALEAFEPDVVVADQQALAGALIADELGLQWVTSATTSAELTDPLAGMPKVVEWLDGLIAGLRGRIADRSTADPRFSPYGILAFTTRELLGDVDRGAWLVGPSITQRPVTDFPWDWLDPGTPTVLVSLGTANDEAGSRFLNTAVNALAGLKVRAVVVDPAGVLGETADNILVRSQVPQLALLPHVDAVICHAGHNTVCETLWHGKPLVVAPIRDDQPIVATQVVTAGAGVRLRFGRATEAHLTTAVERVLTDDTFRTAAERIAHSFQQAGGTTTAADHLEKLT, from the coding sequence GTGGCCCGCTACCTGTTCGTCGTACCGCCACTGGTCGGGCACATCAATCCACTCGTCGGTGTCGCCGCCGAGCTCAGGTCCCGGGGCCATGAGGTCGTGTGGGCCGGCCATGCGGAGCTGGTACGACGCCTGAGCCCAGACGCCGTGGTCTATCCGTGTGACCTGCCGACAGTGGTGGAGCGCCCTGCCGAGCTCAAGGGACCGGCCGCATTGCAGTTCCTGTGGGAGAGCTTCCTGATCCCCTTGGCCGATGCCATGGCTCCTGGGGTACGGACGGCTCTAGAGGCGTTCGAGCCGGACGTGGTGGTCGCCGATCAGCAGGCGCTCGCAGGTGCGCTGATCGCCGACGAACTCGGGCTGCAGTGGGTGACCTCGGCAACGACGTCGGCCGAACTCACCGATCCCCTGGCCGGCATGCCGAAGGTGGTCGAGTGGCTGGACGGGCTGATCGCGGGTCTGCGCGGACGCATTGCTGATCGCAGTACGGCGGATCCGCGCTTCTCGCCGTACGGGATCCTCGCCTTCACGACCCGCGAGCTCCTGGGCGACGTCGACCGCGGCGCCTGGCTGGTCGGACCGTCGATCACCCAGCGGCCGGTCACTGACTTCCCCTGGGACTGGCTGGATCCTGGTACGCCGACAGTTCTCGTCTCACTGGGGACGGCGAACGACGAGGCCGGCTCCCGATTCCTCAACACAGCCGTGAACGCGCTGGCCGGCCTGAAGGTCCGCGCGGTGGTCGTCGATCCGGCCGGCGTACTCGGAGAGACCGCGGACAACATCCTCGTCCGCAGCCAGGTGCCCCAACTGGCCCTGCTGCCACACGTCGACGCGGTCATCTGCCATGCCGGCCACAACACGGTCTGCGAAACGCTGTGGCACGGCAAACCGCTGGTGGTCGCACCGATTCGCGACGACCAGCCCATCGTCGCCACCCAGGTCGTCACCGCGGGTGCGGGAGTCCGCCTCCGCTTCGGCCGAGCGACCGAGGCTCACCTCACGACCGCCGTCGAGCGGGTCCTGACCGACGACACCTTCCGAACCGCCGCCGAACGCATAGCCCACTCCTTCCAGCAAGCCGGCGGCACCACCACCGCCGCCGACCACCTGGAGAAACTGACCTGA
- a CDS encoding alpha/beta fold hydrolase: protein MKVRVGELDLHVQRLGSGGPKVVLIHGMLYDSLASYYFTLGPAFAAAGLDVIMYDLRGHGRSSRPSTGYRLEEHIADLSGLLDALDVTEPVHLVGNSYGGSIAFGLAAAEPDRVASVIAIEAEPPVEAWSQRLGEGLAKAKPWLATDEAIALITEARGSHEARLSKAASKLLQQTTIAEDVFLSRTIDDGLADVQCPVLALYGDESVLMEQVDHLRAQLAECRVVVLPEQGHSVLIERTAEVSAQVLDWVRSLSLVEVE from the coding sequence GTGAAGGTCCGGGTCGGTGAGCTCGACCTGCACGTCCAGCGACTGGGGTCCGGCGGTCCGAAGGTCGTACTGATCCACGGCATGCTCTACGACAGCCTGGCCAGCTACTACTTCACGCTCGGCCCTGCCTTCGCCGCTGCCGGGCTCGACGTGATCATGTACGACCTGCGCGGACACGGCCGCAGCAGCCGCCCGTCGACCGGATACCGGCTCGAGGAGCACATCGCCGACCTGTCCGGCCTGCTGGACGCGCTGGACGTCACCGAGCCCGTGCACCTGGTCGGCAACTCGTACGGCGGGAGCATCGCGTTCGGACTGGCGGCAGCCGAACCGGACCGGGTGGCCAGCGTGATCGCGATCGAGGCCGAACCGCCGGTCGAGGCATGGTCCCAGCGGCTCGGCGAAGGTCTCGCCAAGGCCAAGCCCTGGCTGGCTACCGACGAGGCGATCGCCCTGATCACGGAGGCACGCGGCAGTCACGAAGCCCGGCTGTCCAAGGCTGCGAGCAAGCTGCTGCAGCAAACCACGATCGCGGAGGACGTGTTCCTGAGTCGCACGATCGACGACGGGCTGGCCGACGTACAGTGTCCGGTGCTGGCCTTGTACGGCGACGAGTCGGTGCTGATGGAACAGGTCGACCACCTTCGTGCCCAGCTGGCCGAGTGCCGGGTGGTAGTACTCCCCGAGCAGGGCCACTCGGTGCTGATCGAGCGGACAGCCGAGGTGTCGGCACAGGTCCTCGACTGGGTTCGGTCGCTGTCCCTGGTGGAGGTCGAGTAG
- a CDS encoding acyl carrier protein, with protein MTAETVGADEATVLADLTGMLRVLLEEYGLEDADITMATKFHDDLELESIDLVTLSGQLREHYGDRINFAAFVADKELEEIIALTVGELVVFVVEALR; from the coding sequence ATGACTGCAGAGACTGTGGGAGCCGACGAAGCGACCGTGCTGGCGGACCTCACCGGGATGCTGCGCGTGCTGCTGGAGGAGTACGGGCTGGAGGACGCCGACATCACCATGGCGACCAAGTTCCATGACGACCTGGAGCTGGAGAGCATCGACCTGGTCACCCTGTCCGGCCAGTTGCGCGAGCACTACGGCGACCGGATCAACTTCGCCGCGTTCGTCGCGGACAAGGAACTGGAGGAGATCATCGCGTTGACCGTCGGTGAGCTCGTCGTCTTCGTGGTGGAGGCACTCCGGTGA